A region from the Flavobacteriales bacterium genome encodes:
- the dacB gene encoding D-alanyl-D-alanine carboxypeptidase/D-alanyl-D-alanine-endopeptidase, which produces MKQLFYLIIILTTNLTAQNSIERSISQLVNDPALKHASISFLVKDIDKDTVIASHNPSNSLVPASTMKIVTTATALQLLGSYNRFKTYLQYDGFIDSNCTLHGNIYIKGGGDPTLGSRFVKNNYLIEEWSHAIANLGITKIDGKVIGDASYFSYEYVPSTWSWGDMGNYYGTGISGLSIFDNTTHFYFNSGENKGDSTTIDCVEPYTPDLEIKNTVRSWTTKKDEAYIYGAPYDGLRIVKGNIPLNKENFDVRGSMHEPAYTAAFELESSLWRNGIPVLQPATTTRRMAFNNELINKERTYFDTLKSPSVSKIVYWTNLISNNLFAEHLLKHIGVKKYKNGSVYSSTLAVTNYWKRKGILTTGFYMNDGSGLSRYNAVSAEHLVGILTYMKKKSKFSKSFYSSLPIAGKTGTLKSIGRKTKIQGNLRAKSGTMTRVKSYAGYVKSASGKNLCFAIIVNNHTCNGFQIKKKMEKIMVSLGNYY; this is translated from the coding sequence ATGAAGCAGCTATTCTACTTAATTATAATATTAACCACCAATTTAACTGCTCAAAATTCCATTGAAAGATCCATCAGTCAATTAGTGAACGATCCTGCATTAAAGCATGCTTCTATCAGCTTTTTAGTAAAAGATATTGATAAAGATACGGTAATTGCATCACACAACCCTAGCAACAGTTTGGTTCCGGCTTCTACGATGAAAATAGTTACAACCGCTACTGCACTTCAACTTTTAGGTTCATATAATCGTTTTAAAACTTATTTACAATACGATGGTTTTATCGATTCAAATTGTACGCTACATGGTAACATTTATATAAAAGGTGGCGGAGATCCAACTTTAGGAAGTCGATTTGTGAAAAACAACTATTTAATTGAAGAGTGGAGTCACGCAATTGCTAACCTTGGTATTACCAAGATTGATGGAAAGGTTATAGGAGACGCATCCTATTTTAGTTATGAATATGTGCCTTCTACCTGGAGTTGGGGTGATATGGGAAACTATTATGGAACTGGAATATCAGGCTTAAGTATTTTTGACAATACAACACATTTTTATTTTAATTCAGGTGAAAATAAGGGAGATTCTACAACCATTGATTGTGTAGAACCTTATACGCCAGATTTAGAAATAAAAAATACTGTTAGATCATGGACGACCAAAAAAGATGAAGCCTACATTTATGGAGCTCCTTATGATGGGCTACGCATTGTTAAAGGAAATATCCCTTTAAATAAAGAAAACTTTGATGTAAGAGGATCTATGCATGAACCAGCATATACAGCTGCTTTCGAACTTGAATCGAGTTTGTGGAGAAATGGAATTCCAGTGCTTCAACCTGCAACAACAACAAGAAGAATGGCGTTTAATAATGAATTAATTAATAAAGAACGGACCTATTTTGACACCCTAAAATCTCCTAGCGTTTCAAAAATTGTTTATTGGACCAACCTAATTAGTAATAATTTATTTGCCGAGCATCTTTTGAAACACATTGGTGTAAAAAAATATAAGAATGGTAGTGTCTATTCTTCTACATTGGCTGTAACTAACTATTGGAAAAGAAAAGGAATTTTAACTACAGGGTTTTACATGAATGACGGAAGTGGTTTGTCTCGCTATAACGCCGTTTCTGCTGAACATTTAGTGGGGATTCTGACTTACATGAAAAAGAAAAGTAAATTTAGCAAAAGCTTTTATAGCTCTCTACCAATAGCTGGGAAAACAGGCACTTTAAAATCAATTGGAAGAAAAACAAAAATACAAGGCAACTTAAGGGCCAAAAGTGGTACAATGACCCGTGTTAAAAGTTATGCAGGCTATGTAAAAAGTGCTTCAGGGAAAAATTTATGCTTCGCTATTATTGTTAACAACCACACTTGTAATGGCTTTCAAATCAAGAAAAAAATGGAAAAAATAATGGTTTCTTTAGGAAATTATTATTAA
- a CDS encoding nucleoside phosphorylase, producing the protein MINSSIQHQTPLLPSELILNPDGSIYHLNLRPEDIADDIIVVGDQHRVKRISSFFDKIDVIKEKREFVTHTGWYKGKRITALSTGIGCDNIDIVINELDAIVNIDLETRIIKENPRKLNIIRLGTSGALQADIPVDSFVISSYGLGFDGLAQFYATNFEKDEIALQQAFIEQVQWKDELNQPYFAKANSELVERIEEGMIKGITATANGFYGPQGRSLRLTPNVPDLNERLNQFSFEGHRITNFEMETSALYALGGMLGHNTATVCAIIANRFTKTFSEDYKQTVDRLIQVLLDRLS; encoded by the coding sequence ATGATAAATTCATCTATTCAACATCAGACCCCTTTACTTCCATCAGAGTTAATTTTAAATCCCGATGGTAGTATTTACCACTTAAATTTAAGACCTGAGGATATCGCAGATGATATTATTGTGGTTGGAGATCAACATAGAGTTAAGAGAATTTCAAGCTTTTTTGACAAAATTGATGTTATCAAAGAAAAAAGAGAGTTTGTTACTCACACTGGATGGTACAAAGGTAAAAGGATTACAGCTTTATCAACAGGAATTGGATGCGATAATATTGATATTGTAATTAATGAACTAGATGCAATTGTTAACATTGATTTGGAAACAAGAATCATAAAAGAAAACCCACGTAAACTAAATATAATCCGTTTAGGAACGAGTGGTGCATTACAAGCAGATATCCCTGTAGATTCATTTGTAATCTCTTCATACGGACTTGGATTTGACGGATTAGCTCAATTCTATGCTACTAACTTTGAAAAAGATGAAATTGCTTTACAACAAGCTTTTATTGAACAAGTACAATGGAAAGATGAATTAAATCAACCCTACTTTGCTAAAGCTAATAGCGAACTTGTTGAACGCATAGAAGAAGGGATGATTAAAGGAATAACAGCCACAGCCAATGGTTTTTATGGACCTCAAGGGAGAAGCTTACGTTTAACTCCTAACGTTCCTGACTTAAATGAGCGTTTAAACCAATTTAGTTTTGAAGGGCATCGAATTACAAATTTCGAGATGGAAACGTCGGCTTTATATGCTCTTGGCGGAATGTTAGGTCACAACACAGCAACTGTATGTGCTATTATTGCTAATAGGTTTACGAAAACATTTAGTGAAGACTATAAACAAACTGTAGACCGATTAATTCAGGTTTTATTGGATCGATTAAGTTAA
- a CDS encoding DegT/DnrJ/EryC1/StrS aminotransferase family protein — protein sequence MIPFSPPRIDDKTIASVTEALKSGWITTGPKTKKFEEEIAQYVGGDAVVALNSATAGLQLILHWLGIKEGDEVIVPAYTYCATANVVKHTGATPVMVDVNTSDFNINVEAVKKAITPRTKAIIPVDIGGLPVDYDALFAVVKSKEINQLFTPSSPTQQQMGRITIVSDSAHSIGASYKNKKAGMLADLSSFSFHAVKNLTTAEGGAVVFNVADKFNHSDLQKKFKTSSLHGQTKDAFSKMQVGAWRYDIVEAGFKCNMTDLQAAIGLVELGRYEETLAKRKYIFDYYSNRFKHYQWANIPVYETDDKISSYHLYLLRIIDCSETQRNEIIQKISEKEVAVNVHYLPLPMLSFYKNLNYKIENYPNAYNNYKGEISLPVWYNLTDEQLDIVATTVINAVEEVLAI from the coding sequence ATGATTCCATTTTCACCACCAAGAATAGACGATAAAACAATAGCAAGCGTTACTGAAGCTTTAAAGAGCGGATGGATAACAACAGGACCCAAAACCAAAAAGTTTGAAGAAGAAATAGCTCAATATGTTGGAGGAGATGCTGTGGTTGCTTTAAATTCGGCTACTGCTGGCTTACAACTTATCTTACACTGGTTAGGAATAAAAGAAGGAGATGAAGTAATTGTTCCTGCATACACTTATTGTGCTACAGCAAATGTCGTTAAACATACCGGAGCTACTCCAGTTATGGTTGATGTTAACACTTCTGATTTCAATATTAACGTTGAAGCTGTAAAGAAAGCCATTACTCCTAGAACCAAAGCTATTATTCCGGTTGATATTGGTGGTTTACCAGTTGATTATGATGCACTTTTTGCAGTTGTAAAAAGTAAAGAAATCAACCAATTATTTACACCATCTTCTCCTACTCAACAACAGATGGGAAGAATTACAATCGTTTCTGATTCAGCGCACTCTATAGGAGCAAGTTATAAAAATAAAAAAGCTGGAATGTTAGCTGACCTTTCCTCTTTTTCTTTTCATGCCGTTAAAAACCTAACAACTGCCGAGGGTGGAGCTGTTGTTTTTAATGTTGCTGATAAATTTAACCATAGTGACTTACAAAAAAAGTTTAAAACCAGTTCATTACATGGTCAAACTAAGGATGCTTTCAGTAAAATGCAAGTTGGAGCTTGGCGCTATGATATTGTAGAAGCAGGGTTTAAATGTAACATGACCGATTTACAGGCTGCTATTGGTCTTGTTGAATTAGGACGATATGAAGAGACGTTAGCCAAAAGGAAATACATTTTTGATTATTATTCCAACCGTTTTAAGCACTATCAATGGGCTAATATTCCTGTTTATGAGACTGATGATAAAATAAGTTCATACCATTTATATTTATTAAGAATAATTGATTGTAGTGAAACACAAAGAAATGAAATCATTCAAAAAATAAGTGAGAAAGAAGTGGCTGTAAATGTACATTACCTTCCTTTACCTATGCTTTCTTTTTATAAAAACCTTAATTATAAAATAGAAAATTACCCAAATGCTTACAATAACTATAAAGGAGAAATCTCTCTTCCTGTTTGGTATAATTTAACCGACGAACAATTGGATATTGTAGCAACAACAGTAATCAATGCTGTGGAAGAAGTTCTTGCGATCTAA
- a CDS encoding SDR family oxidoreductase — protein MKNKIIWITGATSGIGEELAVQLSREGAQLVLSARRVNELERVKQRCEGKVYCLPLDLMQAETFESKVKAVEEYYGRIDMLINNGGISQRSLVSETPLALDRKIMEVNYFGNIALSKAVLPVFQKQKSGRFVVVSSLSGKFGFFLRSAYAASKHALVGFYESLRLEEEKNGVKVSLVFPGLIQTNISQNALSKDGKAHGALDNNQAKGISAEKCAQQIIKGIKKDQLEIFAGAGELKAVTIKRLFPKLFHKIIKKQSAT, from the coding sequence ATGAAAAATAAAATAATTTGGATAACGGGTGCAACATCTGGAATAGGTGAGGAGTTAGCAGTTCAATTAAGCAGAGAAGGTGCTCAACTTGTTTTGTCAGCAAGAAGAGTCAATGAGTTAGAACGTGTAAAGCAAAGGTGTGAGGGAAAAGTATATTGTTTACCGCTTGATTTAATGCAAGCAGAAACGTTTGAATCAAAAGTTAAAGCTGTTGAAGAATATTATGGAAGAATAGATATGCTGATTAATAATGGAGGGATTAGCCAACGTTCTTTGGTGAGTGAAACACCCTTAGCATTAGATCGTAAAATCATGGAGGTTAATTATTTTGGAAATATAGCATTGTCAAAAGCTGTATTGCCCGTTTTTCAAAAACAAAAGAGTGGACGCTTTGTTGTTGTTAGTAGTCTATCTGGGAAATTTGGCTTTTTTCTACGTTCGGCTTATGCAGCATCTAAACATGCTTTAGTAGGTTTTTATGAATCGTTACGTCTAGAAGAAGAAAAAAATGGTGTAAAGGTTTCGTTAGTTTTTCCTGGCTTAATTCAAACAAACATCTCTCAGAATGCGCTTTCTAAAGATGGTAAAGCTCATGGGGCTCTAGATAATAATCAGGCAAAGGGTATTTCGGCTGAAAAGTGTGCTCAACAAATCATAAAAGGAATAAAAAAAGATCAGCTTGAAATATTTGCTGGAGCAGGAGAATTAAAAGCAGTAACAATCAAAAGGTTATTTCCTAAGTTGTTTCATAAAATTATCAAAAAACAAAGTGCAACTTAA
- a CDS encoding YebC/PmpR family DNA-binding transcriptional regulator, which produces MGRAFEFRKGRKMKRWAQMAKTFTKIGKEITMAVKEGGASPDNNLRLRMALQNAKAASVPKENIERAIKKATDKDTSDYKEVTFEGYGPYGIAIFVECATDNNTRTVANIRMYFNRNGGNLGTSGSVEFLFERKCHFKIDKGEHDVEELELEMIDYGIEEIFVEDEHIMIYGDFTEFGNIQKGLDAMGIEVVESGYERIPMNTVELNEEQTEEIEKLIEKFEEDEDVQNVYHSMA; this is translated from the coding sequence ATGGGAAGAGCATTTGAATTTAGAAAAGGTCGTAAAATGAAGCGTTGGGCTCAAATGGCCAAAACATTTACTAAGATAGGTAAGGAAATCACAATGGCAGTCAAAGAAGGCGGAGCTAGTCCAGACAATAACCTTCGTTTAAGAATGGCACTTCAGAATGCTAAAGCTGCCAGTGTTCCTAAAGAGAATATTGAAAGAGCAATAAAGAAAGCAACAGATAAAGATACTTCCGATTACAAAGAAGTGACTTTTGAAGGGTATGGACCTTACGGAATTGCAATTTTTGTAGAATGTGCAACAGATAATAATACGAGAACTGTTGCTAACATAAGAATGTACTTTAATAGGAATGGAGGAAATTTAGGAACCAGTGGATCTGTTGAGTTTTTATTTGAACGAAAATGTCATTTTAAAATAGATAAAGGAGAACATGATGTAGAGGAATTGGAGTTAGAAATGATAGATTATGGTATTGAAGAGATCTTTGTTGAAGATGAGCACATCATGATTTATGGAGACTTTACTGAATTTGGTAATATTCAAAAAGGTTTAGATGCCATGGGAATTGAAGTTGTTGAATCTGGCTATGAAAGAATACCAATGAACACGGTAGAGTTAAACGAAGAACAAACTGAAGAAATCGAAAAGTTGATTGAAAAATTTGAAGAAGACGAAGATGTTCAGAATGTTTATCACTCAATGGCTTAA
- a CDS encoding SPOR domain-containing protein, with product MKAIEEHIFELLHKHDCVTLPNFGGFVGQYTGAQFEESSNTFLPPSKQIRFNKHLTNDDGLLTHDVANHRAINYANASESIKNYIETLKKKLATAQRVEIPKLGVLYIDHDQSIKFVADGHNFSTHHFGLPAIKPTTIQKETIKVVELTPETTENKEAEATPIVPISKAPRKGNYWWAATILLPILFYSAWIPMKTDLLKDHNQFHYSDLNPFTFQKNKKYKVQEIQAVESNTTETKNFYTPTIQKVNLDDSTYLWVDNRPEVPAAKRETTYVEPPKVEETKNVKLVVSYHLIGGCFGKEENARNLVNQMKELGYQAQILDQNKGLFRVSIGQFSKRKTAKKQKEVLKSNFDISSWILKK from the coding sequence TTGAAAGCAATTGAAGAACATATATTTGAATTACTACACAAACATGATTGTGTAACACTTCCAAATTTTGGAGGTTTTGTTGGGCAATATACTGGAGCTCAATTTGAAGAAAGTAGCAATACTTTTCTCCCTCCTTCTAAACAAATCAGGTTTAACAAGCACTTAACAAATGATGATGGGCTATTAACCCATGACGTCGCCAATCATAGAGCGATCAATTATGCTAATGCGAGTGAGTCTATTAAAAACTACATTGAAACGCTAAAAAAGAAATTAGCTACAGCTCAACGAGTTGAAATTCCTAAATTGGGGGTTTTGTACATTGACCATGATCAAAGTATCAAGTTTGTAGCTGATGGGCATAATTTTTCAACTCATCATTTTGGTTTACCGGCAATCAAGCCAACAACGATTCAGAAAGAAACAATTAAGGTTGTTGAGTTAACCCCTGAGACGACAGAAAATAAGGAAGCTGAAGCGACTCCTATTGTTCCGATTTCTAAAGCACCACGTAAAGGGAATTATTGGTGGGCTGCTACCATTTTACTTCCTATTTTATTCTATAGTGCTTGGATTCCAATGAAAACTGATTTATTAAAAGACCATAATCAATTTCATTATTCTGATTTAAATCCTTTTACTTTTCAAAAGAACAAAAAATATAAAGTTCAAGAGATACAAGCAGTTGAGTCAAACACTACGGAAACAAAAAACTTTTATACCCCAACTATACAAAAAGTTAATCTTGATGATTCAACCTATTTATGGGTAGATAATAGACCTGAAGTTCCAGCTGCTAAAAGAGAAACGACTTATGTGGAACCTCCCAAAGTAGAAGAAACAAAAAATGTAAAATTGGTTGTTAGTTACCACCTTATTGGCGGTTGTTTTGGAAAAGAAGAAAATGCAAGAAACCTCGTTAACCAGATGAAAGAGCTGGGGTATCAAGCACAAATATTAGATCAGAACAAAGGATTATTTAGAGTTTCCATAGGTCAATTTAGTAAAAGAAAAACGGCCAAAAAGCAAAAGGAAGTGTTAAAATCCAACTTTGATATCAGCTCTTGGATTTTAAAGAAATAA
- a CDS encoding sigma-70 family RNA polymerase sigma factor, giving the protein MKNEKLIKSVIKKKRKAQLEFYRLYFGYLMSVAFKYYKNEEDAAASVNTAFLKIFDNLDKYNFSTPIEAWMRRITINHIIDEFRKNKKHKETFTEEQEGSYRQETIEINEIEQEIEQEVVEQILQQLPNATKHVFCLYAIDGYSHKEITTLLNISYETSKWHVKAARKKLKELLSKHHSLIG; this is encoded by the coding sequence TTGAAGAACGAAAAGCTCATAAAATCCGTAATAAAAAAAAAACGAAAAGCTCAATTAGAGTTTTATCGTTTGTATTTTGGGTACTTAATGAGTGTAGCTTTTAAATATTATAAAAACGAAGAAGATGCTGCTGCATCTGTCAATACGGCTTTCTTAAAAATTTTTGATAACTTAGATAAATATAATTTTTCAACGCCTATTGAAGCTTGGATGAGAAGAATTACCATCAATCACATTATTGATGAGTTTAGAAAAAATAAAAAACATAAGGAAACCTTTACAGAAGAGCAAGAAGGCAGCTACAGGCAAGAAACCATTGAAATTAATGAAATAGAACAAGAAATAGAACAAGAAGTTGTCGAACAAATACTTCAACAACTTCCTAATGCAACCAAACATGTCTTCTGCTTATATGCTATTGACGGATATAGTCATAAAGAAATTACAACACTACTAAACATTTCTTATGAGACCTCAAAATGGCATGTTAAAGCAGCTAGAAAAAAACTAAAAGAATTATTAAGTAAACACCATAGTTTAATTGGGTGA
- a CDS encoding glycosyltransferase family 4 protein: protein MAKIFLDLEKLKRPNSGLGQFCMHLSRSLLAQTEHGFIGVYLPKALYPEYQQVEKIEWKSIHKLTKVAVKTTIWHSFHQEAVYFPKDKNIKRVLTIHDLNFLDQYQGRKREKMLQRLQKHVQQSDAVAYISNYTKEVAEKYLKIPKNCITEVIYNGVAIALEQTAVRPAWIKDDSPFLFTIGIVGEKKNFHVLVEMMQHLPELKLYICGKKTTAYADKISKLIHEFGLGERIFLCGEIDESEKIWLYKNCAAFVFPSKNEGFGLPVVEAMNFGKPLVLAPLTSLPEIGGEVASYFESFDANKMAEIVKMTINNHDLIKRRTLMESAKRFDWNIAAKEYIKIYKKLL from the coding sequence ATGGCTAAAATATTTTTAGATTTAGAAAAACTGAAGAGGCCCAATAGTGGCTTGGGACAATTCTGTATGCATCTCAGTAGGAGTTTACTAGCTCAGACAGAACATGGTTTTATAGGAGTTTATTTGCCAAAAGCGTTGTACCCTGAATATCAGCAAGTAGAAAAAATTGAGTGGAAATCTATTCATAAGCTAACAAAAGTTGCAGTAAAGACTACTATATGGCATTCTTTCCATCAAGAAGCCGTTTATTTTCCTAAAGATAAAAACATAAAAAGGGTGCTAACCATCCACGATTTAAACTTTTTAGATCAATACCAAGGAAGAAAGAGGGAGAAGATGCTGCAGCGACTTCAAAAACATGTTCAACAATCAGATGCTGTGGCATATATCTCTAATTATACCAAGGAAGTAGCTGAGAAATATTTAAAAATTCCTAAGAATTGTATTACCGAAGTCATTTATAATGGTGTAGCTATCGCTCTTGAACAAACGGCTGTTCGACCAGCTTGGATAAAAGATGATTCCCCATTTTTATTTACCATAGGAATTGTAGGAGAAAAGAAAAATTTTCATGTTTTGGTTGAGATGATGCAACACCTTCCAGAGCTGAAGTTATATATCTGTGGAAAGAAAACAACAGCTTATGCCGATAAAATCTCGAAATTAATTCATGAATTTGGTCTGGGAGAACGCATTTTTTTATGTGGAGAAATTGATGAGTCAGAAAAAATATGGTTGTATAAAAATTGTGCAGCATTTGTTTTTCCCTCAAAAAATGAGGGGTTTGGTTTACCTGTCGTTGAAGCGATGAATTTTGGAAAGCCTTTAGTATTAGCGCCTTTAACTTCACTACCCGAAATAGGAGGAGAAGTAGCTAGTTATTTTGAATCATTTGATGCCAACAAGATGGCTGAAATTGTAAAAATGACAATTAATAATCATGACTTAATAAAGAGAAGAACTTTAATGGAGAGCGCTAAACGTTTTGATTGGAATATTGCGGCAAAGGAATACATTAAAATCTATAAAAAACTATTGTAG
- a CDS encoding MBOAT family protein: MVFNSIEFLLFAILFFLLWPVFRKKDHSRWFFITAASFLFYGWWDWRFLFLIIGSGLIDFVLGYFITQKPQSKKTFLFLSVFGNLLSLSVFKYSHFFAQVIEDFISIFNFDIDLIAKIPDFALITPVGISFYTFQSLSYTVDIYRGRLKPTKNLLHFFSYLSMFPQLVAGPIVRAKDFLYQLKSYRIPTEIEKWNAMKLICFGLFQKMVIADNLSFFIDSAYEGKSSYDNAIYWWTVSIAFAFQIYSDFSGYSLIARGLAKLMGYHFKANFNHPYLAKSLKEFWSKWHISLSTWFRDYVYIPMGGSRNGMKNALIALTTTMLLSGIWHGANYTFIVWALIHILFLTLERLTKWNKKWITNPTILLFLTFIQVTIAWVYFRSDNISQANSIIMKLFRFDSFDLRFFNAYFDNLIFLFLAIIIEFFIKLKQSNYTIKKLYYQNNLDVISVTLAILAILLFRGAGQQFIYFQF; encoded by the coding sequence ATGGTATTCAACTCAATAGAATTTCTATTATTTGCTATACTCTTTTTTTTGTTATGGCCTGTATTTAGAAAAAAGGATCATAGTAGGTGGTTTTTTATTACAGCTGCTAGTTTTTTATTTTATGGCTGGTGGGATTGGAGGTTTTTATTTTTGATCATAGGTAGTGGATTAATTGATTTTGTTTTAGGATACTTTATTACTCAAAAGCCTCAATCAAAAAAAACTTTTCTCTTTTTATCTGTTTTTGGAAATTTATTATCCCTTTCTGTTTTTAAATACTCACACTTTTTTGCTCAGGTAATAGAGGATTTTATATCTATTTTTAATTTTGACATTGATCTAATTGCTAAAATCCCTGACTTTGCGTTAATTACTCCGGTTGGAATTAGCTTCTATACTTTTCAATCCTTAAGCTATACTGTAGACATTTATAGAGGCCGACTAAAACCGACCAAAAACCTACTCCATTTTTTCAGTTACTTATCAATGTTCCCTCAACTTGTAGCCGGACCAATTGTTAGAGCAAAAGATTTCCTTTATCAACTAAAATCATATCGAATTCCTACTGAAATTGAAAAGTGGAATGCCATGAAACTCATCTGCTTTGGTTTATTTCAAAAAATGGTCATTGCAGATAACTTATCCTTTTTTATTGACTCAGCTTATGAGGGAAAAAGCAGCTATGATAATGCCATTTATTGGTGGACAGTAAGTATAGCCTTTGCTTTTCAAATTTATTCAGACTTTAGTGGTTATAGTTTAATAGCTAGAGGTTTAGCCAAATTAATGGGGTATCATTTTAAAGCCAACTTTAATCATCCTTATCTGGCTAAAAGCCTTAAAGAATTTTGGTCGAAATGGCATATTTCATTATCAACATGGTTTCGTGACTATGTCTATATTCCTATGGGTGGATCTCGTAATGGAATGAAAAATGCGTTGATAGCACTTACTACAACAATGTTATTATCTGGGATATGGCATGGAGCAAACTATACCTTTATTGTATGGGCCCTGATTCATATTCTTTTTTTAACACTAGAGCGCCTAACCAAATGGAATAAAAAATGGATTACTAACCCTACAATTTTACTATTTCTTACCTTTATACAAGTTACCATAGCCTGGGTATATTTTAGGTCTGATAATATTTCTCAAGCGAATAGTATTATTATGAAACTCTTTCGTTTTGACTCATTTGATCTTAGATTTTTTAATGCCTATTTTGATAACCTTATTTTTTTATTTCTAGCTATAATTATTGAGTTTTTCATCAAACTAAAACAATCTAATTACACCATAAAAAAACTATACTATCAAAATAATCTCGATGTTATTTCAGTAACTTTAGCTATTTTAGCCATACTCTTATTTAGAGGTGCTGGCCAACAATTTATATATTTCCAATTTTGA
- a CDS encoding PKD domain-containing protein: MKIFTLTATLFLSLITFTLWGQCNASFNANLDSNGIVTVVNTSNMGATFDFGANTLPIYVPTGNSASFTYTANGLYHICATVVDSNQTPACFDTYCDSIQVTTLGNPCNISSNFNYSISPITQPLSYDFSPVNSTGIVAYSWSFGDGSVGSTSSSPVHTYAQPGTYTVCLIATAANGCLDTTCLSVPVSNNPCNVSAAFNATMSNNDSLSYTFNLIDSISGCNISWDFGDGATGQGDLVTHTFSQAGTYTVCATIWNCTNNCSDTVCQAIIVNGNGNTPCNLNAYFQWYQLYDSLNGSWLNTVYVVNYSSVNSNINYLWDFGDGATSTATYPSHTYNNVGTYTVCVTITETQGGMTCTETHCDTIVVQTKASGFTLNVIAQDAVGIEEEHSSIELGSIYPNPTADNASITIKASENSNLSISIVDLSGKIISQEMVNISAGEHTIQLNTTNLTQGMYFVSISNEDNAKTNLRLIKK; the protein is encoded by the coding sequence ATGAAAATCTTTACACTAACCGCAACACTCTTTTTGAGTTTAATTACATTTACCTTATGGGGTCAGTGTAATGCCAGCTTTAATGCAAATTTAGATAGTAACGGAATTGTTACTGTTGTTAACACATCAAATATGGGGGCGACTTTTGACTTTGGGGCAAATACACTTCCTATATATGTTCCAACTGGAAATAGTGCTAGTTTTACCTATACTGCTAATGGTTTATATCATATTTGTGCTACTGTTGTAGATTCCAATCAAACTCCAGCTTGTTTTGATACCTATTGTGACTCTATTCAAGTAACAACTTTAGGAAACCCTTGTAATATATCAAGTAACTTTAATTACAGCATTTCACCAATTACACAACCACTTAGCTATGACTTTTCTCCTGTGAACTCTACGGGGATCGTTGCTTACTCTTGGTCTTTTGGTGACGGTTCTGTTGGATCTACTTCTAGTTCTCCTGTACATACTTATGCACAACCTGGAACATATACGGTATGCTTAATTGCTACTGCTGCGAATGGATGTTTAGACACTACCTGTTTAAGTGTTCCTGTAAGCAATAACCCATGTAATGTAAGTGCTGCTTTTAATGCAACAATGTCAAACAATGATTCCTTATCTTATACTTTTAATCTGATAGATTCAATTTCTGGATGTAATATTTCTTGGGATTTTGGAGATGGCGCTACTGGACAAGGTGACTTGGTTACTCATACTTTCTCTCAAGCTGGTACATATACTGTATGTGCAACAATATGGAACTGTACCAATAACTGCTCAGACACTGTATGCCAAGCTATAATTGTAAATGGAAACGGTAATACACCATGTAATCTTAATGCTTATTTCCAATGGTATCAATTGTATGACTCATTAAATGGAAGTTGGTTAAATACAGTATATGTAGTTAATTATTCTTCTGTAAACTCAAACATTAACTATTTATGGGATTTTGGAGATGGTGCTACTTCAACAGCAACATACCCATCTCATACGTACAACAACGTAGGAACTTATACTGTTTGTGTTACCATCACTGAAACACAAGGTGGAATGACTTGTACCGAAACTCATTGCGACACTATTGTAGTTCAGACAAAAGCAAGTGGTTTTACGCTTAATGTCATTGCTCAAGATGCAGTTGGAATTGAAGAAGAGCACAGTAGCATTGAATTAGGAAGTATTTACCCTAATCCAACAGCTGACAATGCTTCAATTACGATAAAAGCTTCAGAAAATTCTAATCTTTCAATTAGTATAGTGGACCTATCTGGTAAGATTATTTCTCAAGAAATGGTTAACATTAGTGCAGGAGAGCATACGATTCAACTCAATACAACGAACTTAACTCAAGGAATGTACTTTGTCTCTATTTCAAATGAAGATAATGCAAAAACAAATCTTAGGTTAATAAAAAAATAA